From a single Seriola aureovittata isolate HTS-2021-v1 ecotype China chromosome 18, ASM2101889v1, whole genome shotgun sequence genomic region:
- the egfl7 gene encoding epidermal growth factor-like protein 7: MYQTLLLSSSLFILHVMGTPQFFAHHGRRVCGRDLRHNVVTATESYVQPVHKPYITLCQGHRLCSTYKTVYSVAYRQVSRVASPSRFYPECCPGWRRFHSHNCNQAVCGQACVNGGTCLRPNQCACPIGWTGHQCQTDVDECSEQRPCAQGCVNTAGSYRCACRGGFRLAGDGRSCQSLPPPPPPPLRTTSPTPTQPSQATVGGHPDTGGSFSLAENVTEEVQSLRNRVELLEKKLQLVLTPFTSFFPLSLDEGLSEKTTLLSHSFQQLDRIDSLSEQIGFLEERLGTCSCQEN, encoded by the exons ATGTACCAAAcgctgctgctctcctcctccctcttcatcctTCATGTGATGGGCACTCCCCAGTTCTTCGCTCACCACGG gaggagggtgtgtgGCCGAGACCTCCGTCACAACGTTGTCACGGCAACGGAGTCCTACGTCCAGCCGGTGCACAAGCCTTACATCACCCTGTGTCAGGGGCATCGCCTCTGTAGCACTTACAA AACTGTGTACTCGGTGGCGTACCGGCAGGTGAGCAGAGTGGCGTCTCCTTCACGTTTCTACCCGGAGTGTTGCCCGGGCTGGCGGAGATTTCACTCTCACAACTGCAACCAAG ctgtgtgtggacAAGCCTGTGTGAATGGAGGCACCTGCTTAAGACCCAACCAGTGTGCTTGTCCGATAGGCTGGACGGGCCACCAGTGCcaaacag aTGTGGATGAGTGCAGCGAGCAGCGGCCGTGCGCCCAGGGGTGCGTCAACACAGCTGGCAGCTATCGATGCGCGTGCAGGGGCGGCTTCAGGCTCGCCGGAGACGGCCGTTCTTGTCAaagccttcctcctcctcctcctcctcctcttcgtacCACCTCTCCCACTCCCACCCAGCCCAGCCAGGCAACAGTGGGTGGTCACCCTGACACGG GTGGAAGCTTCAGCCTGGCGGAGAACGTGACGGAGGAGGTACAGAGCCTGAGGAACAGAGTGGAGCTCCTGGAGAAG AAGTTGCAGTTGGTCCTGACCCCGTTCACCAGCTTCTTCCCGCTGTCGTTGGACGAGGGCCTGTCGGAGAAGACCACCTTACTGTCCCACTCCTTCCAGCAACTGGACCGCATCGACTCCCTCAGCGAGCAGATTGGCTTTCTGGAGGAGCGCCTCGGCACAT GTTCTTGCCAGGAGAATTAA
- the agpat2 gene encoding 1-acyl-sn-glycerol-3-phosphate acyltransferase beta produces MDVMWMIPLLLFPLLMWTSSTFVFYFKKCFYVAWMMVLALVAIPLCILKSGGRDIENMRIIRSLVRHVKYFLGLRFEVSGWEHLQTEGPYVIISNHQSSLDVLGLMEILPDRCTMIAKKELIYAGTVGLICWLGGIVFINRKKTSDAKSVMADAAKTMLDDQIRLWVFPEGTRNQRGDLLPFKKGAFHLAVQAQAPIIPVVFSSYSNFYLRKEKQFKAGTIRLNILPKIETKGMTSDDVSSLSDKSFNLMRSAFLDISDSVTQSNGPLRH; encoded by the exons ATGGATGTGATGTGGATGATaccgctgctgctgtttccactCCTGATGTGGACCAGCAGCacgtttgttttttatttcaaaaagtgCTTTTACGTCGCCTGGATGATGGTCTTGGCCCTGGTTGCGATTCCTCTGTGTATACTGAAAAGCGGAGGCAGAGACATTGAAAACATGAG GATTATCCGCTCCCTGGTTCGTCATGTGAAGTATTTCCTGGGTCTACGGTTCGAAGTGAGCGGTTGGGAGCATCTGCAGACAGAGGGACCCTATGTCATCATCTCTAACCACCAGAGTTCCCTGGATGTTTTGG GCCTGATGGAGATCCTACCGGACCGCTGCACCATGATCGCCAAGAAGGAGTTGATCTACGCTGGCACAGTAGGCCTCATTTGCTGGCTGGGCGGCATCGTCTTTATCAACCGCAAGAAGACCAGCGACGCCAAAAGTGTCATGGCTGACGCAGCCAAAACCATGTTGGACGACCAG ATTCGACTGTGGGTGTTCCCAGAAGGAACGCGGAACCAGAGAGGCGACCTGCTGCCCTTTAAAAAAGGTGCTTTCCACCTGGCAGTGCAGGCACAA GCACCCATCATACCCGTCGTTTTCTCCTCCTACAGCAACTTCTACCTACGAAAAGAAAAGCAGTTCAAAGCAG GGACCATCAGATTGAACATCCTTCCAAAGATCGAGACAAAGGGGATGACGTCAGACGATGTGTCATCCCTCTCCGACAAATCCTTCAACCTGATGCGCTCTGCCTTCCTGGACATCTCTGACTCCGTAACCCAGAGCAACGGGCCCTTGAGGCACTGA